In the genome of Streptomyces sp. 846.5, the window CGCAGTGCCGATCCAGCTCGAGCTTCTCATTGAGGATGCTGCCCGTGCAGAGCCAGACGATGTCGTACTTGGTGCGGAAGTCCTCAGCGTGGCTTCGTACGTACTCCAGGCACTTCTGGAAATTCTCCTTGTACTTCGCGGCAGGCCGCTCCTCGATTGCTAGGATCTCCCACTCGCTCTCCTTGAAGCAGAAATCACAGGAGTAGCTGCAGTAGGTGTGGTAATCGAAGACGAAGCTGCGCATCCCGTTCTCGCGCAGGAGTCCGAAGTTGTACATGCCCGTTGGGGCGCGGCCATCGTCGACGAACTGACGGCAGGTGACTGAGCGCTCCTGTCCGTTGAGGCTGGCCTTGATCGTCTCGCCGTTGAATACGAACAGCGAGCTCTGGTTGATTCTGACGGTCACCTTCTTGTAGAAGTCAGGACCGCTGATCTCGATCTCGATCCGCGGCACCACCTGACCGAGGATCGGAAACTGGATCGAGGTCGTCGAAAGCTGTACCCCGTCGCGCAGCACACCGAGACGGAAGACTTCCTCGATCGAGACCTTGTCTATGTTCACAAGCTCGGTGTCGGGCTTGCCGGGAATTTTGACGGTCACGCGGAAACAGCTCCTAGGCTCATCATGTGGTCGGCGTTTCCACCGAGGAGTCGTGTGCGGAAGATCGGTGAAGTCTCGGCGAGGATCTCGGACCACTCCTGCTGGGGGTTCTTCGGGGTCCCCGGATGCGGATAGTCGGTCGCCATGAGTAGCCGGGCGCGCAGGTCCTCAGGCATCGCGTCGACCGACTCCCCGGTGCCGATCGAGAAGAAGAAGGTCTCCCGTTCGTAGAGGTAGTGGGCAGGCGGCTGCTCCAGGCAGTTGCTCCCGTTGCGGTCCAGGGTCTCGAAGGTCTCCTGGGCCCGGTCCAGCCAGGAAGGAACCCATCCGGCGTTGAACTCGTGGAAGGCGAACCGCAGCCCTGGGAACAGGTCCGGCACACGGGCGTCGAACAAGGCAGCCAAGCACAACTGGCCGGGCAGGATCTCGTTCACGTGGTTGTAGAAGGACCCCATGCCCGGCGAACGGACCGAACTGGGCGTCGGAGTCGGAAGGAAGTGCGGAGTGGCCACCTTGTGCAGGTGGACCACGAAGCCGTGCTCTTGGGCAGAGGCCCAGAAGCCGTGCTGCTCCTCGCCGAAGGATGATCCGATACCCCATGGGAGTGAGATGTGCGCGAAGCCGGCGGCGGCCAATTCCCGCAGTTCCCGCTCGATGTCGGTGTCCGGCCCCAGCGCCAACTGGGCAACCGCGAGCAGGCGCTGCGGTGCTGCGGCCGCGAAATCGGCGATCCAACGGTTGTAAGCCCGATGGTGCGCCACGGCGTACGCCGAGGCCGGATCGACCTCTCGCGGCCAGATGAGCCCCAGTGACGGGAACAGCAGCGTCGCGTCGATGCCCTGCCGGTTCAACCACTCCACTCGGGCGGACCCGCTCCAGGACTCGCGGAGGCAGGAGTCACGGTAGGAGACGAAGGGAGTGCCGGCCGGAAGCGAGTTCCAATCCACGACCTCGCCATCCGTCGATGCGGCGACTCCCCCCAGCCGCCGTACGAGCGAGGAGGGTCGGCCATCGATGATGAGCTTGTCGCCGTCCCGGGGGTCGCGCAGTACCTGGAGGCAGCTGTCCCGGAGGGCTGGATCGATGTACTCACGCCAGAGCCAGAGCGGTTCCATGACGTGGCCGTCAGCATCGACGACCCTATTTCCATGCCACATGGTTGTCTCCGTTGGTTGACTGCGAATCAGACCGATGCCTTCAGGACTTGCTGGTAGGCGGTCGGATAGTTCGCATAGCGGCTGTCCGCGACCAGCCGGCCCGCCGAGGCCCGACCGTCTGTGAACCGTCGGGTCGTGATGAGCATGCGCTGAAGCCAGCGGTCGGTACCGTCGTAGGACGGCTGGAAGGCGTTCCGGCCGTGGACAACCCTCAGGTTGTCCAGGATCAGCAGGTCGCCGGCCCTTAGGTCGACATCTGTGTGGCATTCCGCGATCCGGGAGCGAATGGCTGCGAGCGCCTCCGCGCCCGGGGCGTCGACCGCTACAAGGTCCTCCACGTACTCGATCACGGTCCTGCCTGTCCGCTCGGTCAGCAGCGGGTGCGGCTGGGTGAGGCCCCGTCCGCCCACCTCCACGACCGGGTTGTCGGTCTCGAAGGCGTACAGCGGTTGACGCAACCGCTCACGCAGCTCCGCGGGGAGTTCGGCCACGATGCGTGCGATCGGAGCCACCCGGGTCTTCGCCCGGTGCTGCGGGTCGCCACGCAGACAGAGCAGAGCAAGGTAGTCGGGTGACAGTTCGCGGAACGGCGTCTCGGTGTGGACCAGGAACTCGACGGCGTTCGATCCGAACTGAACGTCTCGGTGCGCCCGGATGGGGTACTTGTTGTGGACCAGCACGCCCCCGTCCCACTCCTGATAGCTGAACGGCTCTCCCAGGTGGGTGACGACGGAGGCCAGGACCCGTTCGGTACCCAGCGGCTGCTCATCGGCCGGCCCAAACGAGCCCGTCGGGGTCGCCGGGACGGTCGTCGTCAGCGGCAGCCCCCGGACCAGGAGCGCTCCGGGGCCGTCGCCTCGGCGCAGTTCAGCCAAGGCCCCCAACAGCCCACTCGGGAGGTCCTGACGCGCCTTGGTGACCTGTTCGTAGAACAACTCGAAGTCGCGGTAGGGATTCGCAGAGATTGAATCCACCGCCAGACCAAAGGACTGACTCTCGACCGGGTCGATTTCATACACGCCGACGATGCCTTGGGCGTCCTGCATTGGTCACGACCTTCCTTAAGGGGATTGGGGTACAGGCCACGGGACTTGAGCCCCATCACATGCCATGACTTCCGTACCTTCGACAATGATTTCCGCCGCCTGCTCGGGGTGTCGAGCTTCCCTGCGGTGTCAGCAAGTTGACTGGCAGTAGCTCCGTCCTTGGAGCTGCCGTTCCGTGGGCTACGGTGGCAACCGCAGCCGTGTCCACCGCGGATTCCTTGAACTCCCATACGCACTGAACAGCCCGAATAGCAAAGGGACTAGATGACGGAGCGAAGCCTCGCCGTTTCAGCGAGAGGCGTCACACGCAGGCACGGTGACAAGCAAGCGGTTTCCGGGGTCGACCTGGATGTACCCAGCGCCTCTTGTTTCGGCATCGTCGGGCAGAATGGCGCGGGCAAGACCACACTGATGCGGATGCTGTCCTGCACACTCGTGCCGGACTCCGGAACAATGGAGATCCTCGGAGTTCAATCGAACCGCGACCCCAGGGCCATCAAAGCCCGGATCGGCGTCGTCCCCCAGGGAATGACGCTCGACCCCGAACTGCGCGTCCGGGAGAACCTCACGGCCTTCGCTCGCTACCACGGGCTCGACCGGGCCGAGGCGAACCGGAGGTCGGAGGAGGGACTTGAATCGGTGGGCCTTGCAGACCATGCCGCCAATGGGATCGAAGAGCTCTCCGGCGGCATGCAGCGGCGGCTACTGATAGCGCGTGCCATGATCAGCCGACCTGCGCTGCTCCTGCTGGACGAACCGACGACCGGACTGGACCCGGAGAGCCGAGTGGTGATCTGGGACCAGCTGAGCCGACTGCGGCAGGCCGGGACCACCGTGGTCATCACCTCCCACTACCTCGACGAGATTGAACGCCTCTGCGACCTCGTGGCAGTCATGCACGACGGTCTTATTCGACAGAGCATCACTCCAGGGGCCCTGCTCAACAGCACGATGACGGAGCGAGTCGTGGAGTTCGCCGGGGCCGGGCTCACCGCCGAAGCGGTCGCCTCAGCCTGCATCGAACTTCCCCATCGCCTGCACCGCGTCGGGGACCGCTTCCTGCTGCTCACCGACCAGCCGGAGGAAGCAGCTCGAATGATCAGGGAGCGAGGACTGAGCGGCGAGACACGCGTCAGGCAAAGCCGCTTGGAGGACTCGCTGCTGACGTTCGATCACTCCGACACCGGTGCACCGTCCAGCACCGCGGAGCCCGCCTGCGGCTCCCCCCGCTTGCCCTCCGCTCCGCGTCCGACCCTGGCCCGCCATGTCTGGAACCGCAATGCCGCAATGTTCCGCCGCGCCTATCGCACGAGTTTCATCCCCAACTTCTTCGAACCCGTGCTCTACCTGCTCGCCTTCGGTGCCGGCTTGGGCAACTACATCGATCCGAGCCGCGTAGGCGGTAGCTACGCCCAGTACGTGGCCCCGGGGTTGCTCGCCATCTCCGCCATGAACGGGGCGGTCTTCGAGGTGACCTACAACATCTTCGTGAGACTGCGGCATTCACGCATTTACGACGCGGTGATCACCACCCCGATGGAGCCGAGGGATATCGCCCTGGGGGAGCTCCTATGGTCGCTGACCCGTTGCACTGCCTACGGTGCGGTCTTTCTCGCCCTCATCGCGGTCGCCGGTCTGGCCACGGCACCCACTGCGCCCCTCGCGCTACTCGCCTTCCCGCTCATCGGTCTGACCTTCGCCGGGATGGGCATGCTGTTCACGGCCAGAGCGCACGCGATCAATGCCTACTCCTACTTCTACACACTGGCCCTGACACCACTCACCATGTGCAGCGGCGCCTTCTTCCCGCTCGACAGCCTTCCCGAGCCGCTGCGCATCGCCACGTGGTTCAATCCGCTCCACCACGGAGTGGAGCTGATCCGTGCCCTCGTCCGCTCGGGAGACCTCGGGCAGGCAGCGGCACAGGGATCATGGCTCGCGGTCACGGGACTCCTCCTGCTCGTGCCCGCGCTGCGCAGCCTCGACCGTCATCTCGTGGGGTGAACCGCTCCGGAACCGTGACGACGGCTTGGGGCTACCCCGTCGGCGAGGAGAAGCCCCCGCTCTGGGCGGTGAGAAAGCCAGCTTGAAACCTACTGGAGGCACTGATGTCGTTCATCAGGTCGGCGATGTGCCGTCGGCAGGTACGCACGCTGACGCCCATCCGGTGGGCGATGGCTTCATCCTTGTAGCCGTTGGCAAGCAGCTGGACGATCGTCTGGCGCAGATCATCAGGGATGACAGCCTGGGGAACGTTGTCCGCCACCTCGAAGGGCGTTCCCGCCGTCCAGAGCGTCTCGAACGTCGCAGCCATGAAGGAGACGACGGCGGGGTCGCGCACGATCGTGGCACCGGCTCTGGATGCGCGCCAGGCGACCGGAACCACTGCCATCTTGCCGTCGATGATCAGCATTCGGTCGGGCAGGTCGGCCACGCTGCGCACTTCGGCACCGGCCTGGGAGATCTCCCTGACGTGAGACACGGTGGGGAGATGCGCCCGGGCCGTGTGATGGAAGATGACACGCTGCCGCACGCCGCGCGCCAGGGTTTCCATCGTCAGGCGGCCGGCCTGCTCAAGTGCCTCCGCGCTCGCGCCGCTTCCGGGCTGGAGGCTCAGCAGTTCGTTCTCGCAGGTTCGGGACAGGTCGGCCAGCAGGCTTCGAACCGTCTCCAGGCCCTCGACAACGCTGATTTCGGAGGGCGCCTTCCAAGTCCTCTGGGCCTCACGGTAGACCTCGTCCAAAGCGAGAAGATTCGACCTGACCCGGTCGATCTGCTGCTGGGCCTCAGTGACGTGCGATTGTGCTCCACCGAGAATGCATGCGGCGGCGGCCTCCGGAGTGACCGAGGTGAACTGCCTGCTCCCGGGCGCTGTGGGACGTATCAGTCCGAATGCGAGAAGATGTTCAAAATGCTCACTAACAATAGCAATTGGCCATCGGAGGGCGGCTGCCGCGCTGTCGGTATCAGAGGCCGGGACGGAAGCGATGTGCTGGTAGAGCCTTACAACGTCGTCGGCCAGCGTGTCGGGGAGACTCCAGATCTGGCCCCCTGAACTGCTTTGGCCCATGTCGTCACGCGATGGTCCGATGACCATGACACCCCTCCTACGCCCGGCCCGCTCGTGATCGCCGAGGCTACAGCAATGGTCTGTACCATTGCCATAGGGTGTCGTGACGGGCCGGTTCGGGGACGGTGATCCGGTGCCTGGCGGACTCAGGTCCGCCTGGCACCTCGTCTACAAACGCCTACTTCGGCTTCTCCACTTCCAGGAGGGGGAGTGTAGAACTAACGGCCCTGTCTCACTTTCGGTGGTGACGGAGAGACTTCGACACTGCCGCTACCGCGGCCTGACCAAGACGCACGTCCAACACGTCCTCACCGCAGCCGGAGCCAACCTCATCCGCCTCAGTTCATGGGACAGCCCACACGGCACCCACGGCCACACACGCCGAAAACGAACCCCATTCTCGGGCGCCTGCCAGCAACCCAAACCCTAAAGATCAGCAACAGCATCCCGAAAGTGAGCCAGGGCCATTAGGTTGACACTCCCTGTCCAAAATATGACCGAGAGCGCAACCGGTTGGGAGGCACGCGGAAGGGGCAGCCGTTGTGCGGCACCGGCGTGTGGCAGAATCCCCGCGCCCTGCGCTGCTCGGCAACTGAGAGTCCGCCATCTTCGAACGTGCTGCTCGGAGGTTCTGACGTGAGACTCGGTCGGGGTGCTCGTGCTGGTGGCGGGCGGGAGCCTGCGGTCTTGATCGTCTGACGCGGCGGGCTGGTGCGGTTTCTCTGGTTTCGGCGTGCTCCGGCCTGAGCCCCGCCTACGATCCGGTTCTTGGTGGAGTCCGAGATCGCGGCGCGGATCGCCGCGCGGCGTACGGAGCTGGACGAACTCGGACCGCACCTGATCAAGCAGCTTGACCAGGTGCGGTCCGAGCGTGACGAACTCGCCGTCGCCGAACGGGTCTGGCGCCGGATGGCCGAGCAGTTCGCCGACGGGCACACGGCAGCGGCTGGGGGCGGCCGGGTCGGTGACGGTGGTCGCGGGCCGCTCGGTGCTGCTGGTCCCGCACCGGGAGCGCGGCATGAGCGAGAGTGCGCTGCCGCCGGAGTACCAGCGGATCTTGGCCGCGGTCCGCCAGGGCGGCGCGCCGCTGGCGACCCGCACGGTCGGCGAAGCGCTCGGACTGGACACCGGGATGCGAGGCAAACTGGAGCCGCTGCAGGGAAAATTGACCAAGCTGGCCGAACGCGGCTGGCTCCACAAGCTGCCCGACGGCCGCTTCACCGCACGCCTGTGACCAGCGCCTGAGCCGGCCCTGGTCGAGCGTGGCACGGCGGCCCGTAACCGGGGCGCCACGGCGGCTGTTGAGATTGTGTGACGAAAGCCCGCCGAGGGCGTCTCCCTTGTCTACCAGCGCCTCCTGGACCTGGCTGGCGGAAACAGCGTGCCCGAGCCCACCCTGCGGCGCTGGCGTGACGAGATGATCGGCCTGCTCGCCAGCAAGGCCCCGCGCTTGGACCGGGCGCTGCGCAAGACAGCCAAGCGGGGCGGGGAGGTCGTGCTGATCGACGGCACCCTGATCCCCACGCAGCGCCGCACCGGAAGCGAGGACCGGCCCAACTTCTCGGACAAGCACCACCGCCGGGACCCGGCGTTGGTGCTAGACCGCCCGTCCAGGCACCGCTTTCCGTGCAGGGCAGACGCACCCGGAGACATTCGGATTACCTCAGGTCCTTTGAACCAGAGCACACGCTCCGATGCACGAACTGACTGACGATCAGTCAGGAAAGTCAGCAAGAGGTCAGCATCCGTACTGGCAGACCTGCCCGCAGCCAGTCACACATGGGACCGGCCGACCGCCAGCAGCATGTCGCGGCAACAGGCTTCGAGCGAAGCTCACTGAGGTCTTCGCGCGGCCGTCATGAGGCAGCGCACACGAGGAGCTGACGCCCGCTTCACAGCAGGTCAGCGTGCCCGTCCCCTAGGTTTCAGGCGCATTCCGGGCAGCTCCGGCGCAGGGATCGACGGGCCGTCGTAGCCGTGCACCGTGCCGAACCTGTCGCCGTTCATCCACTGCTCCCGAGCCTGGCTGATATCCTCGTGGGTCCTGGCCACGAAGTTCCACCACATCTTCATTGGCCGACATTTCCGCTGGTCAGAGGCATACCAAGCTACTCAAGTCAGCAAAAGTCAGCATCCCGTCGGATCTGTCAGGGCAGGGAATCTCTACGTTTGGGCCGTTAGGTCCGTCTGCATTCTGACGACGAGTAGCAGCCGTACGGCTGTAACCCGCCAGTTGGACGATCCCGCAACGCAACTGGGCTTCCTCGATCGGGAACTGGTCCGAACCTGCAGCGGGGACAATGACCGTCGCTTGCGCTGTGCCGCGCCGCCCGCCCAGCAGCGCCCCACATTGGGGACGGGACTTGTCCGTCTCAGCGCCTGCGCAACTCGGAGGAGTGGCGTGATGTTGCCGGTGATGTACAAGATTCGCCTGTCTGCGTCCTGTGTGCACCTGTTTGACAGGGTTTCCGAACTGAACGTGCTGCTCGACGAGATTTCTGTGCCCGCAGAGAGGGTGTCACGCTCTCCGCGGTATCTCTCGATTGCGCTGACGAATGCCCCCTCCGCGAGAAGGCGACGATCTCCCTCATGGCCTGCGCCTGGTGCGCCTGGACCAGCCAGCCCGAGTTCGGCCGCGACACCCGTCCCGTCTGCGAGCCGCCATTCGAGGTCCGCCGTGATGGCCCCGTGCTCCATACCCGGGCTCGGACCGGTGGTCATCACGGAGGCACGTCCTAACTGCGGAAGGTGGGGCAGACGGCCGGTTGCCGGTCGTCGGCGCGGCCGAGGCTAGCAGGCGGCCGTGAACCCCCAACGCCGCGCGCTGCGGCTCAGCGCTCGCGCTCCCGGAGTTCGTCACGCACACCGCCCCGATCCGCCTCCGGCAAATCCCGTCGAACGTGTCTGCTCGCGCTCCCGCCGGGGGCACACTGGTCACCAAGCGGACTCGAACCGGGGGGCACATGTCGGCCATGGAGGCGCAACTCGACCGCGCGATCGACTACTTCTGCTGCTCTCCCCGCACAGCTGTGTACGGGCCCTACGAATCGCCCGAGGGCCCGGGCATCCCACCGCGCGGCGAGGCGCTGATCCCTGGCTGCCTCTACCGCTACCGCCTGGTGGACTCCAACCGGCTGCCGGTCGACATCCAGGTGTACGCGGGGGTCTCCGAGCTTGGCGGTGTGTTGTGGGAGCAGGAGGTCCGGGTCCTGCTCCGGGTCGGGATGTCGGGCCGTCCGGGCCTTCCGGAAATCCTCGGGGGCGGCTTCCGGGACGAGCAGCAGGTGACCCACGCCATCGGCTCCAATGAACTCCTGGGGGTCGCGGTCGCGGTGACCCGGGGCTCGAACCTGACCATGTCCGACGAGTCCGCCGTCCCCTACATGCACGAACGGCCGGTCGAGGCGCTGCGCCAGTTCGTGATCCTGGCGGAGGCGCTCGCGGCCCTCCACGACCTCGGCGTGTGCCACCGCAACCTGTGGCCGGGGAGCATCGACGCCACGACGTCGGATCCACCGGAACTGTGGATCGCGCGCTTCGAGATGAGCGCGCTGATGGCCAACCTCTTCCAGAACTCGGTCATGGACCGGCAGCAGGAGGGAAGCGGGCTGCGCGGCCTCTACCTGTCCCAGCCGGAGCGGTCGGTGCAGTTCTGCCCGCCCGAGCGGCTGGCCTTCCTCCATCCGGGCAGCGGCCCCGTCCCCCTGCTCGAGGACGAGTACGCGGACGTCTTCAGTCTGGCCGCCATCGTCTGGGAGTGGTTCTGCGGGCCGGTTCCGGGGGGCCTCACGATTCCGCCGGCCACCGGTCCGGCGGAGATCGCCGACCGTCTGGCAAGGCTGAACGCCCACCGGCTGGCACGGCTGGCCCCCGGCTCTCGGGACATCCCGGAGCCGCTGGCCGAACTGCTCCGCACCATGCTCGACTGGAGCGTCCCGAGGTCACGACCCAGTGCAGCCGAGGTCGTGGAGACACTGAGCCGGCTCTACGAGCGGATCCTGGCGTTCTGGGAGCCGCACGAGACCGACAAGCCCTACCTCATCGGCTACATGCCGGAGGAATCCAAGCGCACGATCTACGCCTGGGGGTGGCTGGAGCACTCCCCCGATACCGACCCCGGCCGGCGGGAGCTGGGCGAGCTGATCCAGGACGACCTGCGCCGCGCCGTCCTGCTGCACTCCCCGCACGGCGCCGCCCCGTTCGTCGGGGGTGACTCCCGGGACATCACCCAACGGCGCGAGGCCCGGCACCTCCTGCTGGGCGCGAACGCGGCCTGGTTCTGCACCAACTACCGCCCGTCCGCCGGGTTCGGCCAACTGGGCAAGGCGATGGACAACGTGTTGCTGGTCAAGTACGTGGTCCGGCGGGACCTGCCCGCGGTGCGCACCAGACTGGCTCCGTTGACCAGCACCCTGTTCCGCCGGGAGATGCCCGAACTCCTGGCCGTCCCGACCGACATGGACGCGGTACGGTTCGCCGCCACCGCGGTCGGCCACCCATCCTGGAAGCCGCTCACCGACGCGGTACGGCCGACCCGGAACTCCTCGGAGCAGGAACTGGTGTACGAGGAGGCGATTGACTGGCTGCTGGAGTACCAGGGCATGGAGCTGCTGGCCAGGACGTACGCCTTCGAGAACAGCGGGGACAGCCAGGGCGGCCTGACCGTGCAGCTCGACCCCGACCGGGACGAGCAGTGGGTCCGGCAGTCCTCACTGCTGGCCAAGTACCGTGACAGCGGGCTCCGCTCCCCGCTGGGGGACTTCTTCGGATCCCTCGACAGCCCGGACGGGCTGCTGCCGGAGGTGGAGATCCTGGCGGACGACCGCGGCAGGCCCTCCCGCGCAGGACCGGGGGTGCGCGCGCTGGTCAAGCGCAAGGCAGGAGCGGACCGAGTCGACCTGGAACTCGTCCACCGCTGGGACCGGCTGCCGACGTTCGGCTGGATCCGCCCCCTGGACGACAGGGGGTCTCGATCGGCCCTGCAACGCCAACTGGACGAACGCTGGGAGCTGCTAGGGAACCGACCGCTGCTGAGCCAGCTGCGCAGCCCGAGGTCGATCAGGATGCTGCCGCACCGGTGGGCCAGGGCCGGCGAGCACCTGAGCGGCAAGGACGGCAAGCGCGCCGTCCGGGAGATCCTCACCCAGGAGCCCTTCTTCGCGGTGCAGGGGCCCCCGGGCACCGGGAAGACGACAGTGACCGCCGAAGCGGTGGCGCGCTACCTCACGGTGTACCCGGGGAACCGGGTCCTGCTCTCGGCCCAGTCCAACTTCGCCCTGGACAATCTGGCCCAACGGGTGATGCAGCGGCTGGGTGCGATCGACGAGGACGGCAGGCCGACCGACCGCTGGGACGGCGTGGCCCTGCGGGTCGTGTCCCGGACCGCCATGGTCGACGAGGCGATCAAGCCCTGGATGGGCGGTCGTCTCGCGGAACGCCGCGCCGAGTGGATCCGCACCGCCGCGAGGCCCGCGGCCCACCAGGTCGGTGAGCACACAGCGGCGGCCCTGGAGCAGTGGCGGCGCGCACTGGACGACGGCACGGGCGACAGCATCCTGCCGGAGCTGGGAGACCGCCTGCGCCGGGCGGCGAACCTGGTCTTCGCCACCTGCGCGATGGCCACCTCGGCCAATGTCACCCCCATGGGACTGCGCAGCACCGTGGACTGGGTGGTGGTCGAGGAGGCCGCCAAGGCATGGCCGACGGAGCTGGCCGTGCCCCTGTGCCGGGGCACCCGCTGGACGCTCATCGGCGACCACAAGCAGCTTCCCGCCCACCGGCGGAACGACATCATCCGCTTCCTGGACAGCTGTGCCGACGATCCGGACGAGGACATCCGGCACCTGGCCGAGCGCCGGGACGACTACGTCCGGGCCTTCGACCTGTTCCGCTCCCTCTTCGACGACGAGGCGGACAGGTCCAGGACGGCGGGGGGGCCCGCCGTCCTCAAGGCCAACCTCGAACGACCGCTGCTGACCCTGGGCACCCAGTACCGTATGCGGGTCCCCATCAAGGAAGTGGTCAGCCGGGTGTTCTACCCGGTGCGCAGCGGCCGGATCCAGGACGATGGACTCCCTCTCGGCATCCTCCACGGCGGAGAGGAGGTCCCGGTGTCCCCGTTGACCACGCCGCGCTGGCTCGCCGGGCAGTCGCTCGTCTGGATCAACACCGGCGACTCCCCCGACTGCGCGGACGAGCCCCAGTGGTCCAACGAGGGCGAGGCGCGGATCGTCCGCTCGGTCGTCGAC includes:
- a CDS encoding AAA domain-containing protein; the protein is MSAMEAQLDRAIDYFCCSPRTAVYGPYESPEGPGIPPRGEALIPGCLYRYRLVDSNRLPVDIQVYAGVSELGGVLWEQEVRVLLRVGMSGRPGLPEILGGGFRDEQQVTHAIGSNELLGVAVAVTRGSNLTMSDESAVPYMHERPVEALRQFVILAEALAALHDLGVCHRNLWPGSIDATTSDPPELWIARFEMSALMANLFQNSVMDRQQEGSGLRGLYLSQPERSVQFCPPERLAFLHPGSGPVPLLEDEYADVFSLAAIVWEWFCGPVPGGLTIPPATGPAEIADRLARLNAHRLARLAPGSRDIPEPLAELLRTMLDWSVPRSRPSAAEVVETLSRLYERILAFWEPHETDKPYLIGYMPEESKRTIYAWGWLEHSPDTDPGRRELGELIQDDLRRAVLLHSPHGAAPFVGGDSRDITQRREARHLLLGANAAWFCTNYRPSAGFGQLGKAMDNVLLVKYVVRRDLPAVRTRLAPLTSTLFRREMPELLAVPTDMDAVRFAATAVGHPSWKPLTDAVRPTRNSSEQELVYEEAIDWLLEYQGMELLARTYAFENSGDSQGGLTVQLDPDRDEQWVRQSSLLAKYRDSGLRSPLGDFFGSLDSPDGLLPEVEILADDRGRPSRAGPGVRALVKRKAGADRVDLELVHRWDRLPTFGWIRPLDDRGSRSALQRQLDERWELLGNRPLLSQLRSPRSIRMLPHRWARAGEHLSGKDGKRAVREILTQEPFFAVQGPPGTGKTTVTAEAVARYLTVYPGNRVLLSAQSNFALDNLAQRVMQRLGAIDEDGRPTDRWDGVALRVVSRTAMVDEAIKPWMGGRLAERRAEWIRTAARPAAHQVGEHTAAALEQWRRALDDGTGDSILPELGDRLRRAANLVFATCAMATSANVTPMGLRSTVDWVVVEEAAKAWPTELAVPLCRGTRWTLIGDHKQLPAHRRNDIIRFLDSCADDPDEDIRHLAERRDDYVRAFDLFRSLFDDEADRSRTAGGPAVLKANLERPLLTLGTQYRMRVPIKEVVSRVFYPVRSGRIQDDGLPLGILHGGEEVPVSPLTTPRWLAGQSLVWINTGDSPDCADEPQWSNEGEARIVRSVVDLLAPRPVPPGAASGGPSLAVLSPYRKQNQLLEHRGLGPYLSTVHAFQGREADIVVVSLVRDRVRADTRGRPWASLGHLGSPDLINVMFSRARQLLVIVGNFEHFSRFGPTPGAAVARDGSSELPAPGFDVADRTRPHPAPRPGPPPRVGTAPAGSKPRPADSDPVDGRFWSQVCRAVELNGSLVSAADLLPGDGT
- a CDS encoding LuxR family transcriptional regulator; translation: MVIGPSRDDMGQSSSGGQIWSLPDTLADDVVRLYQHIASVPASDTDSAAAALRWPIAIVSEHFEHLLAFGLIRPTAPGSRQFTSVTPEAAAACILGGAQSHVTEAQQQIDRVRSNLLALDEVYREAQRTWKAPSEISVVEGLETVRSLLADLSRTCENELLSLQPGSGASAEALEQAGRLTMETLARGVRQRVIFHHTARAHLPTVSHVREISQAGAEVRSVADLPDRMLIIDGKMAVVPVAWRASRAGATIVRDPAVVSFMAATFETLWTAGTPFEVADNVPQAVIPDDLRQTIVQLLANGYKDEAIAHRMGVSVRTCRRHIADLMNDISASSRFQAGFLTAQSGGFSSPTG
- a CDS encoding amidohydrolase family protein; protein product: MEPLWLWREYIDPALRDSCLQVLRDPRDGDKLIIDGRPSSLVRRLGGVAASTDGEVVDWNSLPAGTPFVSYRDSCLRESWSGSARVEWLNRQGIDATLLFPSLGLIWPREVDPASAYAVAHHRAYNRWIADFAAAAPQRLLAVAQLALGPDTDIERELRELAAAGFAHISLPWGIGSSFGEEQHGFWASAQEHGFVVHLHKVATPHFLPTPTPSSVRSPGMGSFYNHVNEILPGQLCLAALFDARVPDLFPGLRFAFHEFNAGWVPSWLDRAQETFETLDRNGSNCLEQPPAHYLYERETFFFSIGTGESVDAMPEDLRARLLMATDYPHPGTPKNPQQEWSEILAETSPIFRTRLLGGNADHMMSLGAVSA
- a CDS encoding ABC transporter ATP-binding protein/permease; this translates as MTERSLAVSARGVTRRHGDKQAVSGVDLDVPSASCFGIVGQNGAGKTTLMRMLSCTLVPDSGTMEILGVQSNRDPRAIKARIGVVPQGMTLDPELRVRENLTAFARYHGLDRAEANRRSEEGLESVGLADHAANGIEELSGGMQRRLLIARAMISRPALLLLDEPTTGLDPESRVVIWDQLSRLRQAGTTVVITSHYLDEIERLCDLVAVMHDGLIRQSITPGALLNSTMTERVVEFAGAGLTAEAVASACIELPHRLHRVGDRFLLLTDQPEEAARMIRERGLSGETRVRQSRLEDSLLTFDHSDTGAPSSTAEPACGSPRLPSAPRPTLARHVWNRNAAMFRRAYRTSFIPNFFEPVLYLLAFGAGLGNYIDPSRVGGSYAQYVAPGLLAISAMNGAVFEVTYNIFVRLRHSRIYDAVITTPMEPRDIALGELLWSLTRCTAYGAVFLALIAVAGLATAPTAPLALLAFPLIGLTFAGMGMLFTARAHAINAYSYFYTLALTPLTMCSGAFFPLDSLPEPLRIATWFNPLHHGVELIRALVRSGDLGQAAAQGSWLAVTGLLLLVPALRSLDRHLVG
- a CDS encoding TauD/TfdA family dioxygenase, which codes for MQDAQGIVGVYEIDPVESQSFGLAVDSISANPYRDFELFYEQVTKARQDLPSGLLGALAELRRGDGPGALLVRGLPLTTTVPATPTGSFGPADEQPLGTERVLASVVTHLGEPFSYQEWDGGVLVHNKYPIRAHRDVQFGSNAVEFLVHTETPFRELSPDYLALLCLRGDPQHRAKTRVAPIARIVAELPAELRERLRQPLYAFETDNPVVEVGGRGLTQPHPLLTERTGRTVIEYVEDLVAVDAPGAEALAAIRSRIAECHTDVDLRAGDLLILDNLRVVHGRNAFQPSYDGTDRWLQRMLITTRRFTDGRASAGRLVADSRYANYPTAYQQVLKASV